Proteins encoded together in one Anoxybacillus flavithermus window:
- a CDS encoding DUF1848 family protein — protein MKKMIISASRRTDIPAFFSKWFMERIRSGYYVKVNPYN, from the coding sequence ATGAAAAAAATGATTATTAGTGCCAGTCGAAGAACAGACATTCCTGCTTTTTTCAGCAAATGGTTTATGGAGCGCATTCGAAGCGGATATTATGTGAAGGTCAATCCGTACAATTAG
- a CDS encoding ATP-binding cassette domain-containing protein, translating into MFDRLLQNGSGISDGQAQIIAFLRAIIKKRDLIILDEATSNLDADTKKLILEILKESDFCNILIIISHQEMMYKILCKAFC; encoded by the coding sequence GTGTTTGATAGACTTTTACAAAATGGTTCGGGGATTTCCGATGGGCAAGCGCAAATAATTGCCTTTCTACGAGCTATTATTAAAAAAAGAGATTTAATTATTCTAGATGAAGCAACATCTAATTTGGATGCCGACACAAAAAAACTTATTTTGGAAATACTCAAAGAGAGTGATTTTTGTAATATTTTAATAATAATTTCACATCAGGAGATGATGTATAAAATTTTGTGTAAAGCATTTTGCTAG